From a single Apium graveolens cultivar Ventura chromosome 2, ASM990537v1, whole genome shotgun sequence genomic region:
- the LOC141708894 gene encoding ribosome biogenesis regulatory protein homolog, producing MGEQSNSSFEVDLGNLMAFDPHFQFSSPPTREELVRESIQQGTKLVQAIADSLFSLTSTEDRDGPIVRLPPPTTRLPREKPLPKPRPPTKWEAFAQKKGIKNYKKDKQVFDEQTGTWKRRYGYDRVNDDNDVPIIEAKMTDEPGQDPFAKRRADKKQRVEKQEKNRLHNLKDAAKVGALPSHVQLAATSLPITGTQVAPKKISKDELGNVAGMAATATASGGKFDKKLAGEKPLKHDKKYRKFLPVVEGSGMGSLERQQTDKILNKLLSANSHNILDVGKAVNFYNVKKDKKRKHQGKDQGKTSSTSSKSNAKKSPYKKMSKKGGSSSFKGKSK from the exons ATGGGTGAGCAAAGTAATAGCAGCTTCGAGGTTGATCTTGGAAATTTAATGGCTTTTGATCCTCACTTTCAGTTTTCTTCCCCACCTACCAG GGAGGAGCTAGTAAGGGAGAGTATACAACAAGGTACCAAGTTAGTTCAAGCTATTGCAGATTCTCTTTTTAGCTTAACTTCAACTGAAGATCGAGATGGGCCTATTGTTAGGTTGCCTCCACCAACAACTAGATTGCCAAGAGAGAAGCCG CTCCCGAAGCCCAGACCTCCCACAAAATGGGAAGCGTTTGCCCAAAAGAAAG GCATTAAAAACTACAAGAAAGATAAGCAAGTGTTTGATGAACAAACTGGTACCTGGAAGCGCCGTTATGGATATGATCGTGTAAATGATGACAATGATGTTCCAATTATTGAAGCAAAGATGACTGATG AGCCGGGACAGGATCCTTTTGCCAAGAGACGTGCAGATAAGAAGCAACGTGTAGAAAAGCAAGAGAAAAACCGCTTGCATAATTTGAAAGATGCTGCAAAAGTTGGTGCCCTGCCAAG CCATGTCCAACTTGCTGCCACCTCATTGCCTATAACAGGAACACAAGTTGCGCCTAAAAAAATTAGCAAGGATGAATTAGGGAATGTTGCTGGTATGGCTGCAACTGCAACCGCAAGTGGCGGTAAGTTTGACAAGAAATTGGCAGGAGAGAAACCACTAAAACATGACAAGAAGTATAGAAAG TTCTTACCAGTGGTGGAAGGATCAGGAATGGGATCATTAGAAAGACAACAAACTGATAAGATTTTGAACAAGTTACTGTCAGCGAATTCACACAACATACTCGATGTTGGCAAG GCCGTCAACTTTTACAATGTGAAGAAGGACAAGAAGCGGAAACATCAAGGGAAGGATCAAGGAAAAACCTCGTCAACCTCAAGCAAATCGAACGCCAAGAAAAGCCCTTACAAGAAAATGTCAAAGAAAGGAGGATCATCATCATTTAAAGGGAAGTCAAAATGA
- the LOC141708895 gene encoding uncharacterized protein LOC141708895 encodes MGWIGEQVDSIKSIQLRQLFTQAISLGMIVTSALIIWKGLMCVTGSESPVVVVLSGSMEPGFKRGDILFLHMSKDPIRAGEIVVFNIDGREIPIVHRVIKVHERPDTGEVEVLTKGDNNFGDDRLLYAQGQLWLQRHHIMGRAVGFLPYVGWVTILMTEKPIIKYILIGALGLLVITSKE; translated from the exons ATGGGGTGGATCGGAGAGCAAGTAGATTCAATTAAATCTATTCAGTTGAGGCAGCTTTTCACTCAAGCCATTAGTCTCG GCATGATTGTCACATCGGCTTTAATTATATGGAAAGGATTGATGTGTGTAACTGGTAGCGAGTCACCTGTTGTTGTCGTGCTCTCTGGAAGCATGGAACCTGGATTTAAAAGA GGCGACATTTTATTCTTGCATATGAGCAAGGATCCTATTCGTGCAGGAGAAATTGTGGTGTTCAATATTGAT GGTCGTGAAATTCCTATTGTCCACCGAGTTATCAAG GTACACGAACGCCCAGATACCGGAGAAGTTGAGGTCCTCACCAAAG GTGACAATAATTTTGGAGATGACCGACTTTTGTATGCTCAGGGTCAGCTCTGGTTGCAAAGACATCATATCATGGGAAGAGCTGTCGG GTTCTTGCCGTATGTTGGCTGGGTAACAATTTTAATGACTGAAAAGCCTATAATTAAG TACATATTGATCGGGGCTCTGGGCCTGCTTGTTATTACTTCAAAAGAGTAG